The genome window TCAGCGGAATCGGTATTCGCAATGTACATGACCGTATTGAGTTATTATATGGTTCGCCTTATGGTGTTACCATTATGAGTAAAGTCGGGGAAGGGACGAGAGTCACCGTTACACTGCCTTTAATCACGGGTTGAATTCTAGCCTGTTTCAATTGAATACGATTAAAATCATGATCCCTCGTGGCTGTATTTTTGCAGAAACGGGGGATTTTGGTGTGTCAGAGTTGCAATGAAAACACATATTTGTACGATTTCAAGATCAAGATAATACAAAATCAAAAGAAATTACAAAAAACCAAATTTAATGCAAACGGTTTCTGTAAAGGTTTTCATTGTGGCAATAAGATGACAAATCCGCACAAAATTATTACTAACGAATGGAGATATGGGAATGATAAGATGAATACATCGAAAGCAACCGCTTTCAGAAAACGCAAACAAATTACACACAAAGAGGTCGAAGGGGAGTTGAACGTTTTGAAAAAAATGTGGGTATTGATGCTCGTTACAGTACTGCTGTTGTCCGCATGTTCATCCGGTGGTGGAGGTAATTCTGCCAGTGGTGGAGATGAAAAAACAAACGAAATTACGATCTGGGCTTGGGACAAAGCATTTAATGTCGCTGCTCTTGAACAAGCAAAAGAAATTTATCAAAAAGAAAATCCTGATTTGAAGATCAACATCATTGAGAATGCTCAAGATGCGATTATCCAGAAGCTGAACACAGGATTGAACTCTGGAACAAGCAGCGGTCTTCCAAACATTGTATTGATTGAAGACTATCGTGCACAAAGCTTCCTGAGTGCGTATCCGGATGCGTTTAAAGATTTGTCTTCTACAATTAAAGCTTCCGATTTTGCAGATTACAAAATTGGACCAACTTCTTATGAGGGCAAACAATATGGAGTTCCATTTGACTCCGGCGTAGCAGGTTTGTACTACAGAACGGATTTGTTGGAACAAGCGGGCTACAAGTCTGCTGACCTGCAAGACATCACTTGGGATGATTACATCCAAATCGGTAAAGATGTAAAAGCAAAAACAGGTAAAGAGCTGCTGTCTCTTGACCCGAATGATCTTGGAATCATTCGCATGATGATCCAAACAGCAGGCAAATGGTACACTGCAGAAGATGGCAAGACACCTGACATCAGCAGTAACCCTGCATTGAAAGAAGCTTTCGAAACGTACAAAAAAATGATGGATGCCAACATTGTTAAATTGCACTCTGACTGGAGTCAATTCGTTGCCAACGCCAATAACGGTAGCGTAGCAACAATTCCTACAGGTAACTGGTTCTCACCATCTGTACGTCAAGAAGCATCCCAATCCGGTAAATGGGCTGTAGCTCCAATGCCGAAAATGGCTGGTCAATCTAACTCTGTACATGCATCCAACTTGGGCGGTAGCTCATGGTATGTTATGAACAATGTACCTGGTGCAG of Paenibacillus sp. FSL R5-0517 contains these proteins:
- a CDS encoding extracellular solute-binding protein; translation: MKKMWVLMLVTVLLLSACSSGGGGNSASGGDEKTNEITIWAWDKAFNVAALEQAKEIYQKENPDLKINIIENAQDAIIQKLNTGLNSGTSSGLPNIVLIEDYRAQSFLSAYPDAFKDLSSTIKASDFADYKIGPTSYEGKQYGVPFDSGVAGLYYRTDLLEQAGYKSADLQDITWDDYIQIGKDVKAKTGKELLSLDPNDLGIIRMMIQTAGKWYTAEDGKTPDISSNPALKEAFETYKKMMDANIVKLHSDWSQFVANANNGSVATIPTGNWFSPSVRQEASQSGKWAVAPMPKMAGQSNSVHASNLGGSSWYVMNNVPGADQAADFMAKTFGSDKQLYQDLLTNIGAIGTYKPATDGDAYNKPDEFFSGQKIFSDFANWTKEIPNVNYGSNTYAIEDILVVEMQAYLNGKSIDEVLAEAQKQAEAQLN